The Lactuca sativa cultivar Salinas chromosome 2, Lsat_Salinas_v11, whole genome shotgun sequence genome includes the window TTTTGAGagcttttaacttttagtttttaatataaatattgaTTTAGACATTAAGCTTTGTTTGGGGtatgaattttttgattttagttTAAATAAAAACTTAAAATCTAAAAGTTATTTTATGTAGTGTTTAAAAAAAACTATCAGTTTTTTTAATTATACAAATTTCAAAAGCTTCTATCTATTTTTTTACAAagatgtatttttatgtaattataCAAATTTGCTTCGAACTTATTTTACAaagatatatttttatgtaattatataaatttcaaaagcttctatctattttttttatcaaatatttatataacaaataaaattatTGTTTCCAACTTCCAATTATCAAATACCAGATTCCAACTAGTTATTGTCTCCTCAATACATCAATGCAAAACAATATCAATGTCCAAAACAAGGAGCTAACAAAACCCAGATTGTCCAAATCCATAGAAAGCAACTAGGAAAAAAACCATTTTCATACAAATGGAAAAGAAAAATGTagtgccaaaaaaaaaaaaaagaactagcaaaaaaaaacaagaaaagaGCGTGTCAATCTTGTTGTGGGTCACTCTTATTTGACACccattgttggtttcttcttcttttttggtTTTTGGAATTTCCATAAAACAATTTCACGAGTCACAACTTTTTGTAggtataaagtataaaccatGTTTTTATGCTTTAAGTTCCAATTCATTTTCTTAACTTCTTTATTGGAATATACCCCGagtgattttgttttatttattttagtttttttgtctTCTAAACCTAACATGTGGTGAACTGGCCAAActgagtttgtttttttttttttttttttttttttttttttttttttttaggcaGCATCCCAAGTAGAAAGAATTTTCGGTTTTTTCATTCCTTTATTATAATTCTTGTCCTCATTCACATATAATTAATCTCCATGACTCCATTCAGATCCATATTTCTCTTTGAGTTTGCTCTCCACTGTTGCTATATCGTTTGTTTATAACAATTAACATTCGACCAATTGGCATTCAACAGGAACCCTTCATTTTCAATCATACAGAGCTCCAAATTTGGTACAAATCTTGAATAAATTTGAAACCTTTGTGGGATTCATCATCTTTCCACTGAACGTGAAGTGGGTTTCTTGTTTTAAAAAGTCGACACGTTTTCTAGTGACTGACGTCTACTCTGTGCTCTCTAGTATGTGTTTTCAACACAAAGGGAAAAACTAACAGACAATCTTTATAAAAAGCACCAAGCTTTAATCTTTTTTCCATTCAAATACTTACCATGTCTGTTGCCCTGATACGCGTCGTTTCCCCTAATTATGAGCTCTGCAAATTGGGATTCTTCGAGACACCAACAAAACTCGTAGATTCATCAAGATTCACACGGAGTAACAAAATCAAGAATGTTGGTTATAAGAAGCACAAGTGCAATTCCTCCTATTTCGATGCATTTGGTGAATCGGGTTTCCGGGATTTAAAAAATGGGAGAAAAAGAAAATCCGATGTGGTTTCCAGGGTTGTGGTGGCTAACCCAACTGGCGAATTGGCTGTTTCATCGGAGCAGATGGTGTACGATGTCGTTTTGAAACAAGCAGCTTTGGTTAAAGAACATATAAGAGCTAGAGAAGATTTGGAGGTGAAACCTGATATCGTTCTTCCTGGAACACTTAGTTTGTTGAATGAAGCTTACGATAGATGTGGCGAAGTTTGTGCAGAGTATGCCAAGACATTTTATTTAGGTTGGTTAGTCTTCTTTTCATTAAAATCtccaaaaaaaattgtaatttttaagTTTAAAGTTCCCACTTGCAATTTCGATATTCATGTTATGTTTTGAATTCGATTCGgataaatttagtttttttttttttttttttttttttttttttttttttttaattcaatctttttaatataatatttacaGGAACACGACTAATGCCACCACAGAGACAAAAAGCTTTCTGGGCGATTTATGGTGAGGATCTTCATCGATCATAATCATAAATCATTAATGTTTGATTTTTGAGATTTCTGTATAAATTTCCTATTTTCGATTCAAGGAAAGAGATTTTATACTAGTAATAACAGTTTTCTCATTTCTGTGTTTCTTCTTGATCCTTGATTCCTGGTTAGTTACATGTGAActcttttttttaataatatttttctAGTCATTTTCAAGAAACTTTGATTTTTGAGGTCAAACCATTTCTTGAAATTCTATAACTAGTTacaaattcaagattaaagtttaataataaacttatttgaCTGAttcaaagatttttttttttttgtaaaaaacagTGTGGTGTAGAAGAACAGATGAACTTGTTGATGGACCTAATGCATCACATATAACTCCAAAAGCTTTAGATAGATGGGAATCAAGGCTTGAAGATCTTTTCAATGGTCGCCCTTTTGATATGCTCGATGCTGCTTTATCAGATACTGTTTCCAAGTTCCCAATTGATATTCAGGTCACAATTAACAAATcactaaatatatattaaaatttggATGATTACAAAAATAACCAAAGTGGATCGAGTCATCATTTATCAAGATGATCACCTTTTTGACACTTTTCACAAAATGGACCTATATTCCTGTTTGTTTGGCCTACCAAAAATATcttcataaaaaaattcaaatgaTGATGCTTTTGCATAAGTTCttgatgtttttttgtttttttgttttggtgTTTTCAGCCTTTTAAGGATATGATTCAAGGAATGAGGATGGATCTTGTAAAGTCAAGATACAAGACTTTTGATGAACTttatttgtattgttattatgtGGCTGGAACAGTTGGATTGATGAGTGTTCCTGTAGCTGGAATTGATCCTGAATCACAAGCAACAACAGAAAGTGTATACAATGATGCTTTGAGTTTGGGTATTGCTAATCAACTCACCAATATTCTCAGAGATGTGGGAGAAGAGTAAGTGCTCAAACTATTTCATAATTCAAGAATTTCCAAGAAACTACTATGTTCGAACATTTACAAGAAAATCttgaataccatgttgaaattTATAGGAAATACGATAAATAGTAATGACTAGGGTGATATTACATTATTACCCCCGCTTTGTGGGGTTGTAATTTGTAAATTTTCTATTAggtagggaccatttttgtaatttttttaaacaattgGACCGTTTCTGTAAAAAAAATCTGCACACCGACCTTTTCTTACAGGGAcagtttttgtaatttattttctacACAGAGCCCAAACCTGCCAACATACAAAAGTCTTAAACGCATGGACCGTTTCTGTAAAAAAATGTACACAAAGACCTTTTCTGTAGATTACAGAAAcggtttttgtaatttattttctacATAGGAACCAAACCTGccaacatacaaaacagttgtggCCAAAGTCTCAAACataaaagtatgatgctatagtaaacaaataaacaaaagtacattgctatttcttgatgTGGTTGCTTTTGGAATAGTGCAAGAAGAGGGAGAGTGTATCTCCCACAAGATGAATTAGCACAAGCTGGATTATCAGATGAAGATATATTTGCTGGAAAAGTAACCGATAAATGGAGAAGTTTTatgaaaaaacaaattaaaagggCAAGATCCTTCTTTGATGAAGCAGAAGAAGGTGCTAGACAACTAAGTCCAGCTAGTAGATGGCCTGTAAGTACTAAAAAtgtacatttttttataaaaaaaaattgactttTATTAAAGATCTTTAACTAAATATGAAATGGTGTTATTAGGTGTGGGCATCACTTTTATTGTATCGACAAATCTTGGATGAGATTGAAGCCAATGACTATAATAACTTCACTCGAAGAGCTTATGTGAGTAAAGCAAAGAAGATAGTTAAGTTGCCTATTGCTTATGCTAAGTCTCTTGTTCCTCCAACATCGAGAAATGGAGTGCTTATGAAGATTATTGGCATGTAGATATATGATGTACTCTTTATGTACACTTTGTAGGAAATGGAAACAATGGATATTTGTAAATTTTTATGGTGATTGTTGTATGAATTGAAGGTTTATTTAGATGTATAAGTGTTTACCTGGTATATGTGCTTGTTTGCTTACTTGGTAGACAGTTGAATAAAACCATGGTTTATAGGTTTGTCATTGTTTTAAGAATTGATGGTTTATTTAGTTGTTTACTTTGTTTCCAGCAATTTGATAAACATTTGGTTTGAGAACCTAAATGACTTTTCAACATAGAGAAACATTGCATGTAGTAAAATCATATTGTGATTGAAATAATAGTGAGGGAAAGATGAATTTGGACGTAACAAACTTTGCTAAACCAAGCATCCCCAAGTTTGAAAGGGATTATGAACAATGGAGTTTCTTGATGGAGAATCTTTGCTAAAGAGTAGTGGGACATTGTGGAAAGAGAGGCTCCAATAAACAACACATAATTGAAGGCAGGGATACCAACTGTGGGATTTCATGAAGGAGAGCTTAGATGAACATGCCGAGGAGAATCATTCGGAATTCTGATGAGGAAGAATGGTGAGGTTGTTTCAAATTACTTTGGAAGAGTAATGTTGATTGTCTATCTAATGCGAACTTGTAGAGAACCCAAGGAGGTAATCATGATCATGAAGACATCTTAGGAACATTTAACAAGCAATGGAATTAAGTTAACTATACAATTAAAGAGTACAAAAATATAGACGAATTATCAATAGATGCACAATATAGTTCTTTACCGGTGCATGAACATAAAATCAAGAAAGCCATCAAAAGAAATGAAGAACATGTGCCAAAGGTCTCATAAGAAGATGGCAATGGCTGATCTAGGGTGTGTAGGTGTTGTCGTAGCAAAAAGCCTCTTCCTATAAATTTTTTCCTTTAATATTATATtactaaaaattttaaaaacaaaaataataatacattAGTTGAAGTATAGTTTCGTGCTACTAATCTTATTCATGTTTTATTAACAATGAAAAAATATGTTATATAACTTGGGTTTTAGGGTAAAAGTGTATTTCGAAGATAATACTATAATCTTGATAACGTTCAAGCTAATAAGGCAGAACATAGAGAAAAAGTAACACTGAATATGGATGGAGTTTATGAAATTGTGGAAGAAACCATCTTGAATGATAATAACGATGATGACAAATAAAATATTCCATTGAATATCTATGATCCTAGAAAGTGGGACACCCTTGATACTAAATAGTAAATAGATAGGTTTACTAGTGAAAACTGGTCATAAAAGAGATATGTTAACCGGTAAAGGTGCTAAAGATGTAAGAAACATACGTTGTTGTTAAGAATTTTACAATAAGTACTTACCAAACGGAGAGATGCATCATAGAGATTGGCTTGTAAAGGATCTTGATAAAATAGTTTGTCTACTTTGTAAGTTGTTTAAGAAGAAACTACAACCATGTAATCTAGCACATGAGAGGATACATAATTGGGGACATCTTGTGCATAATTTGAAGATGCATGAAAGTAGTGTATAAGATGTCCATTATATTTTTGGGAATCATACGGTGGATCCAAATGATTACCTTAGCAATCCAAACATATCACGAAGAGATGTCAGACACTTGGTCCTATAAATAATTGTAAAATCCAACAACAAAACGGATAACAAACCAAGATGCGGAAATACGATAACAATGTTTCATCATCGTCATCGATGTCATAAGCTGATTCTAGAGGCGTTGATAAGCCTTGCTCCTATTTTTTCCAATATTTCTGGCTTGACATTATCTTGAAGTGAGCCTTTGAGTGTTGATAAGTGTTGTATACATTCCACCGAATCCAAGTAATTCTTCAAGTAACTGCAAACCTCCACCGACACTGGGGTAAGATTTATTCTCAATTTTGACAAAACGCTACCACTAAAAGAAACTATGGTTTTTGAAGCTATCGTGTAAGCTTGGACTATATCACGGACCATGACAAAGAGAAGTAAAAATtatgtttccttttctctccatcAAGCAAAAGATCCATTATATTAACTGTGGTGTACTcatgaattttaaaaagttataaCTCATATAAATTACAAGTTCGTTGCTAGGGGTTAAtatgtgttttttttgttttgtaaatcTAATATGTAGTTATAAATGTCGCGTCTAAAGTTGACCGACCTCTACTACCCGATACATCATTAGTAGTTGCGGTTACACCACCCAAAATGTTTGGCATTTTGTCATATGTtattattggattaggtgtctaatctcatgactataattggtataaacttgaattgatggtagcacaatccttttgggttgccctcaaaataGCAACTAGACaaaatgacttttggagagaggttgaatttattatttgagtaaTAAATTGagataattgatttattaatgtattatgaaaataacatattaattataaatcatattatttaattaatagttaataacaaattaattagaattaattttgggattaattgaattaattaaaagtacaggggctatttgacaatttattgatagttgaggaaaTGAGTTATAGAACCTCCCTATAAGAGGTTGGACGAAAATCTCTAGGAAGACCctgagttttcgtccaagggttCTTGGATGGGGATTCTTGGGCCGTTTGGTCCCTAAGctaagggaattagggtttcctcctaaaaccctaacttaGGCTCTAAGCTACTTCATTAAGTTCTTGATTCCTTAGAGGAATAGCCGAAATTCCTAGCactcctctcctctctcctctgtCATCCTCTTTCATAGTTTGGGTGTGAATCATTAGAGGCGTGACACTTGTGACGCTTTCTCTCAAGGTTCAAGAAGACTTGGATTTTATTGTTATTACTCCATAACAATCAAATGTATGTTTTTCTAACCCTAGATCTAAAGTTCGAAAATAACATAGGTTTCATAGGGTTTCCCAATTGATGTTCAaatattgtatgttcaattagagaaaacatagattaggaaaattagggttgcatgcacacatatgttttctgtttgttacgcCCAAAACCCATCGGTTATAACATAAATGCCAAATAAACTATCaacaatattattaaaagagtTTATTTGGTTACTAatgtagtttttattttattttattttattttattttattttattttattttgcaaACCTAAAGCTACAAATATGTTTTTAAGTAAACCCCTAACATCTGTAACAATAATACAAGAGTTTAAAGTTGAGGTACAAGGAAAAAGTGATGGCATGTCTGTACAATACTTTACGAATTTCTCTCTCATTGGTTGCGTAaccaaaacaaatattttattttttcgaAACGCTTAAAATTATGTTGTCGTCAACCATAAATCGTTTAGTAATAAATGAATACTTAGATAATGAACTTCTGATAAATAACTTGTTGAatgtttaaaaacttttaacataTTCGTAAATTCTTCCACTAAATATCAATCATCATTGGTTATAGGGTGTTTTCATTTTGAAATCATGTTGTAAAATAATTGCAAAGAGGCTCTTTGGGATTTCATACTTTCAAACATCATGCATGTCGAACTCCATCTAGTCTTAGTGTCCCAGTGGAGACTTTATAGTGTTACATTAATGCAAAGTGAAAAATGTTTATATTTTTTGTGTAGCTTGATTCTGTAACATTCAAATTTTGGTACGTTTCCTTTTAGCCATTTTATGCAAATTCTTTTCATTTATGGTCAATGGCTAGTAGGCGGGACATACTCTATGAATACATTTAGCGTATTAGCTATATGTTGGTCGCGACATCACccacgtacgctaggcgtacacacAGTTTGGGCAaacactaatttttagggtttgcacactatttaaacctcattatagAACCCCTTGAACATGTTTGACCAGCCTCTACCTCCCTTTACCCTAAAAATGAAACCCTAAGTGCTTTCGGTGAGTTTTGAGATTGAAAAGTGTGTTTGTTAGTATTTTGTGCTGATGAAGAAGCGGAACACTTAGGGGAAAAGCTTGAGCATGTAGATCAAGAGTTATCTTCTCATTTGCAAGGTTTTGAGGTGAAAAGATCCACCTTGATGATCATTTATGCTAAATCTACTTTATAGTGTTATTATGACATTTTTGAGTCTTTTGAGTTAAAGTTGAGTTTTTGATCTACTCTAGAAGAAATGGATGTTAGATCTTAGCTCTATGGAGGTCCATTGCTCATAAAAATGCGAACTTTATGAAGGATATTggttcatgcatgtgttaagatctttattaagcttcttttttagtgttgggtcccattaagccatttatgtgtgtaaagttgccaacttgaTGTGATAAGTCATCATTAGGGACTAGATGTGAGAGTTTGGAAAAAGGACTTAactgattaagtgcttaatgaattAGTTTGCGATTTTGaggcgtacactgggcgtacgagtTGAGTACGCACTACGTACTCAACAGTTGGGCGTTTTGGGGTTGGCCTTCTCGGGTTGGGCCACAGTTTAGGCTTTCTATGTTTGGGCGTTGTTGGGCCATTAGACTTATGATTTGGACTTTTGACTTGTATATTAGGCTTCTTTGGATTTAGGCTTGTGATGGGtcttgggctcaatttggaaaattgggccttgAGTTTCCATTTAGGGTTTGTGGTTTTGAGTGgatgggttgggccttggttttgggccaagtaagatAACGGGTAAAAAGATCTTTTACCCTGGTTATGGGCTAAGTAGCTTAGATTTTTGTTGGGTCGAgatctaattaataattggatatTTTTTGATGATGACAGCGCGGGAATTTTCCGGATCAACAGGCAAGGATTATTTTGCGTATTTCAGCAGctggaggtgagtttccttactatgtttagcgggtcgaatgAACCAATGTGGGCCCATGGTttgttatgttaggatgctagatgtctgcgtgactcttgcatgtgttatgtgtttgtatactTACCGGGAGGGGCCCGATGACCATTAtatatgctatttatctttgtgattattggatgtgctatgtgtttattttatatatgtttatatgtataccaggcggggcccgatgactgaTACATCTGTTTACCGAGcaaggctcgatgtcgggcggggctcgatgccgggcgaggcccattatatgtttattatgtatggtatgtcgtattttggggaactcactaagctttatggttacaattttcagtttatgttttcaaGTGCTTTTGGTTCGAATGGGAAGATTCTGGGATGATTGTAGCACATACACCACCTCATTTCACATTTTGTGATTACTCTGATGGTTtgtatggtctattttcagtatggtgactcttCGAGGCAGACTGGTTAGTGGTTCTGGTGTTGGTGAGGGTTTAGGCTCAGGTTCTAGAGTCGGACAGTTGGATAATCAGATGCGGGAGTTCATTTCGTTTGATATTACCAGCAACATACTcgagcagactcatgtgatctttgatacgatcaaggagggtatcatggaggTGTTGGAGGAGCGCTTGAGATCGTTCTATTCTGAGATAGTGTCTTTGGTTGGGAAGCGATCGTTGACATTCAGGGAGTTTCGGAGTACTTCGAGGAGAAGGACCCAATCATGAGCAGCCATTGGTTAGCGGATGTTGCTAACACCTTCATCACTAGCAGTTTCTGATGGGACAAAGGTCAGACTTGCTTCCTGTCTTTTGAAAGACAGAGCTCGAGACTGGTGAGAGGAGGTTGGGCGCTTTGTTAGTCATGGGGTTGTTGAGTCGATGACATGGGATGATTTTGTGACTAGATTCTGAGCTGAGTTCGCACCAGTGACAGAGGTACAACAACTGGTGAAGGAGTTCCAGGACCTTCTCCATACTACTGAGGTGGTGGTTGAGATCACTACGATGTTCCGTGCGAGGGCGCTATTGGTTCcacagtatgtggcggacgaggagatgaagaaggagagATACCATGAGATGATGAGGAGTGGTATTCGACAGTTTGTGAGCTGATCCAGTTGCAAGACACTAGAGGATACGATTGCAAGATCcaaagagagggagattgatcttgacatagagaggaagcaaaagctaGATCAGGCTCAAATTTCAGAGGGTTCGGGCAAGAGGACCAAGGTATTTGATTCCAGGTCAGGAGGTCAGCAGGGTCGGATCCATTATGGCAAGTGCGACAAGACTCATGATGGGGTATGCATGGTGGGTGGTTCTGGCTACTTCAAGTACGGCCAGAAAGGCCATATTAGccgggattgtactgctactacCCACCACCACACCAGTATCTGATCCGATTTGCTTCTACTGCATTCAGAGAGGCCACAAGATGGCCCATTGTCCAAGTTTGGCAGCATCGGGACCAGTGGTACCACCCACTTTGATTGATCGGTCGAGGTTGTAGCTATCAACCATaggtggggatgtcaaccccgtatagatctatagctATGTATCTCGCTCCGAAGATTAATAGTTGTAGTAGTGTGACTATGCTAAGTGTTTAGACTCAGCTAATGAATATTGTCTCAATAAAAAGCCCTTCATTAAAAAGTATATGAATAGCTTTCAGCACTAACTTAATTGTGATTAATTCACTAGGCATAATGAATTTCAttgtataaagttgataaaatccGTGTATGCTTGGTATGCATGTAAAAATGTAATGTACTTGCTTTTATAAAGATGTATGTTTCAAAGTAATGAACATATGTACATGTATAAACTAtatgtatttaaacatataaatacacATGAATACTAATAGCTTTAATCTTTTAAATACTTCAAAGTTTTATAGCGTGCTTGCTATA containing:
- the LOC111916034 gene encoding phytoene synthase 2, chloroplastic isoform X2, producing the protein MSVALIRVVSPNYELCKLGFFETPTKLVDSSRFTRSNKIKNVGYKKHKCNSSYFDAFGESGFRDLKNGRKRKSDVVSRVVVANPTGELAVSSEQMVYDVVLKQAALVKEHIRAREDLEVKPDIVLPGTLSLLNEAYDRCGEVCAEYAKTFYLVWCRRTDELVDGPNASHITPKALDRWESRLEDLFNGRPFDMLDAALSDTVSKFPIDIQPFKDMIQGMRMDLVKSRYKTFDELYLYCYYVAGTVGLMSVPVAGIDPESQATTESVYNDALSLGIANQLTNILRDVGEDARRGRVYLPQDELAQAGLSDEDIFAGKVTDKWRSFMKKQIKRARSFFDEAEEGARQLSPASRWPVWASLLLYRQILDEIEANDYNNFTRRAYVSKAKKIVKLPIAYAKSLVPPTSRNGVLMKIIGM
- the LOC111916034 gene encoding phytoene synthase 2, chloroplastic isoform X1, whose translation is MSVALIRVVSPNYELCKLGFFETPTKLVDSSRFTRSNKIKNVGYKKHKCNSSYFDAFGESGFRDLKNGRKRKSDVVSRVVVANPTGELAVSSEQMVYDVVLKQAALVKEHIRAREDLEVKPDIVLPGTLSLLNEAYDRCGEVCAEYAKTFYLGTRLMPPQRQKAFWAIYVWCRRTDELVDGPNASHITPKALDRWESRLEDLFNGRPFDMLDAALSDTVSKFPIDIQPFKDMIQGMRMDLVKSRYKTFDELYLYCYYVAGTVGLMSVPVAGIDPESQATTESVYNDALSLGIANQLTNILRDVGEDARRGRVYLPQDELAQAGLSDEDIFAGKVTDKWRSFMKKQIKRARSFFDEAEEGARQLSPASRWPVWASLLLYRQILDEIEANDYNNFTRRAYVSKAKKIVKLPIAYAKSLVPPTSRNGVLMKIIGM